The Carnobacterium mobile DSM 4848 genome includes a window with the following:
- a CDS encoding polysaccharide deacetylase family protein produces the protein MSFNVLMYHEFRESGDFDSTKPSSISVAQQYQDALPTVLFSYLENFKAQMDYLKTEGYHTLTLQEIKDFYEKGADLPEKSVLLTFDDAFQSVHKYAYPILKEYGFHAVCFVVLGWLSQETQSFDPNRSIVMSQQELEKMQDVFECANHTTYLHMRYTNGTTEMQAASLEELKKDLMICGEYVDVPDVFAYPFGIYQSNDVKRLAESGIRYAFTTLPGVNTKETPLLELHRDTVTLNCTIEEFKTIVERGKDK, from the coding sequence ATGAGTTTTAATGTTTTAATGTATCATGAGTTCCGCGAATCTGGAGATTTTGATAGTACGAAACCGTCAAGTATTTCAGTCGCCCAACAGTATCAAGATGCTTTACCAACAGTCCTTTTCAGTTACTTGGAAAATTTTAAAGCACAAATGGATTATTTGAAAACGGAAGGGTATCATACTTTAACGCTTCAAGAAATAAAAGATTTTTATGAGAAAGGAGCAGACCTCCCTGAAAAGTCAGTGTTATTGACATTCGATGATGCTTTTCAATCTGTTCATAAATACGCTTATCCTATTCTAAAAGAATATGGCTTCCATGCAGTCTGTTTTGTGGTATTGGGATGGCTGTCGCAAGAAACACAATCTTTTGATCCGAATCGATCCATAGTTATGAGTCAACAAGAGCTTGAAAAAATGCAAGATGTTTTTGAATGTGCCAACCACACAACTTATTTACATATGAGGTATACAAATGGCACAACGGAAATGCAAGCAGCTTCTCTGGAAGAATTGAAAAAAGATTTAATGATATGTGGCGAATACGTGGACGTTCCAGATGTATTTGCTTATCCTTTTGGAATTTATCAATCTAATGATGTGAAACGTTTAGCTGAAAGCGGGATTCGCTATGCTTTTACGACTCTTCCAGGCGTAAATACAAAAGAAACGCCACTTTTAGAATTGCACCGCGATACGGTTACGTTAAATTGTACAATAGAAGAATTTAAAACAATTGTAGAAAGAGGAAAAGACAAATAA
- the pgmB gene encoding beta-phosphoglucomutase, producing the protein MIRGVIFDLDGVLVNTAKYHFFAWKELADELDIVFTEQDNERLKGISRMDSLDILLSLGNKGKVYSEEEKAGLAAKKNDRYLTYIETMDSSEILLGIEATLHDLRNKGIKVSLGSASKNAPIILKHTGLVKFFDAIVDGNEVAKAKPNPEVFLLAAEKLGLKSAECVVFEDAEAGCQAAKSAGMPIIGVGKKENLPTADLHIQNFEDMNIETVFHSFN; encoded by the coding sequence ATGATTAGAGGAGTAATATTTGATTTAGATGGTGTATTAGTCAATACAGCAAAATACCATTTTTTCGCATGGAAAGAATTAGCAGATGAGTTAGATATCGTTTTTACTGAACAAGATAATGAAAGATTAAAAGGCATATCAAGAATGGATTCTTTAGATATCTTGCTATCGCTTGGGAATAAAGGAAAAGTTTATTCTGAAGAAGAGAAAGCAGGACTAGCAGCTAAGAAAAATGATCGATACCTTACGTATATTGAAACAATGGATAGTTCTGAAATTTTACTTGGTATAGAAGCAACTTTACATGATCTTAGAAACAAAGGAATAAAAGTTAGTTTAGGTTCAGCAAGCAAAAATGCACCTATTATTTTAAAGCATACTGGATTGGTTAAGTTTTTTGATGCAATTGTGGATGGAAACGAAGTGGCTAAAGCGAAGCCGAATCCAGAGGTGTTCCTTTTAGCGGCAGAAAAATTAGGATTAAAAAGCGCAGAATGTGTTGTGTTTGAGGATGCAGAAGCAGGTTGTCAAGCAGCCAAGTCCGCTGGAATGCCTATAATTGGTGTTGGGAAAAAGGAAAACTTGCCGACTGCAGATTTGCATATTCAAAACTTCGAAGATATGAATATAGAAACTGTTTTTCATTCATTCAATTAA
- a CDS encoding AraC family transcriptional regulator encodes MITFEHETIQPSEQVPVKLFSFEAISIDRIIPKHWHKSAELLYCIEGKLNVWIDTEFYCLNAGDFLFINSNIVHSTQSPTKNKVIVLQIPLSFFQEATKGGYNNYFTIRLNTLLTYEVNGKTNYFPKIKQLLLSMMKYNLHNNTPEKLKVISLLYELMYIMVGNFQNEKKQDSFIETQKYIERMTIITEYIKENYKDELPLATIAEKFNFSPPYFSRFFKKYMGITYFEYLNSVRMDEAYKMLMTTDEPIIDIALSVGFPNTKSFSKLFKQMYHSTPHQHRKKYKE; translated from the coding sequence ATGATAACTTTTGAACATGAAACTATCCAACCAAGTGAACAAGTTCCTGTTAAATTATTCAGTTTTGAAGCAATTAGTATAGACCGGATTATACCTAAACATTGGCATAAAAGTGCTGAATTATTGTATTGTATAGAAGGAAAACTGAATGTGTGGATAGATACAGAATTTTATTGTCTAAACGCTGGAGATTTTTTATTTATTAATTCAAACATTGTTCATTCCACACAAAGTCCGACAAAAAACAAAGTCATTGTTTTACAAATTCCACTTTCGTTTTTCCAAGAAGCAACCAAGGGCGGTTATAATAATTATTTCACTATCCGTTTGAATACTTTACTAACGTATGAAGTTAACGGAAAAACAAACTATTTTCCTAAGATAAAACAGCTCCTCTTATCTATGATGAAGTATAACCTTCACAATAATACGCCGGAAAAACTGAAAGTTATAAGTTTATTGTATGAATTGATGTATATAATGGTTGGTAATTTTCAGAATGAAAAAAAGCAAGACTCATTCATTGAAACACAAAAATATATAGAACGGATGACTATAATTACTGAATATATTAAAGAAAATTATAAAGATGAATTACCTCTTGCGACTATTGCTGAAAAATTTAATTTTTCTCCGCCTTATTTTTCTCGTTTTTTTAAGAAATATATGGGTATTACGTATTTTGAGTATTTAAATAGTGTAAGAATGGATGAGGCTTACAAAATGCTTATGACTACTGATGAACCTATAATTGACATTGCTCTCTCAGTAGGTTTTCCTAATACCAAATCTTTTTCTAAATTATTCAAACAAATGTATCATTCAACACCTCATCAACACCGAAAGAAGTACAAAGAATAA
- a CDS encoding glycoside hydrolase family 3 protein produces the protein MQVSDLSLSPYFLSSEQINSIQEKLKTMSIEEKIGQLFFVIGPDDEQVDLEYFISKYQPGGVMYRPSTAEKIKSQIAVLQKVSKIPLFTAANLEAGGNGILTEGTYFSQPLGVAATGDSNNAYQLGKIGGAEGKSVGINMAFGPIVDIDLNFQNPITNTRTFGSSPETVITFAKQQMEGFKAEGVIPVIKHFPGDGVDQRDQHLLSSVNILSTDHWDQSFGKVYKSFIEEDIPAIMIGHILLPEYVQLLNPENDKSQLLPASLSSELIQGLLRRKLGFNGLTITDATPMIGYNASLPREIAIPSSIAAGIDMILFNKNIDEDYLFMKNGLAKGLVTEEQINQAVLRILGTKAAQGIFETKVSEGSSSLAKAVKEKYSLATVKNAKEAVTLVKDTKNYLPLSPKKTSRIRLYVLGDEDTGGFKQGGQVGNLFKEKLTHEGFEVTIFDPENLDFHEVFEEGVADLKEKFDLAFYVANVETASNQTTTRINWIPLMAANAPWFVQDIPTIFVSTANPYHLFDVPMVPTYINAYSSNKETIDAVIEKVMGREEFVGKTPVDPFQNTFGVRF, from the coding sequence ATGCAAGTGTCAGATTTGAGCTTATCACCCTATTTCTTAAGTTCTGAACAAATTAATTCTATTCAGGAAAAACTGAAAACTATGTCAATTGAAGAAAAAATTGGACAATTATTTTTTGTGATTGGTCCAGATGATGAACAAGTTGATTTGGAGTACTTCATAAGTAAGTATCAACCAGGTGGTGTAATGTACCGGCCAAGTACAGCTGAGAAAATAAAAAGTCAAATCGCTGTTCTCCAAAAGGTATCTAAAATTCCATTATTTACAGCTGCAAATCTGGAAGCAGGTGGAAATGGTATTCTCACAGAAGGAACCTATTTTTCACAGCCTCTAGGTGTGGCGGCAACAGGTGATTCCAACAATGCTTATCAATTAGGAAAAATTGGAGGAGCGGAAGGAAAGTCTGTAGGAATCAACATGGCTTTTGGACCTATTGTAGATATAGATTTGAATTTTCAAAATCCAATCACCAATACGCGCACATTTGGAAGTAGCCCAGAAACAGTAATAACATTTGCGAAACAGCAAATGGAAGGTTTTAAGGCAGAAGGCGTAATTCCTGTTATCAAACATTTTCCTGGAGATGGAGTTGATCAAAGAGATCAACATCTCTTAAGTTCTGTAAATATTTTATCCACAGATCACTGGGACCAATCATTTGGAAAAGTCTATAAATCATTTATTGAAGAAGATATTCCTGCTATTATGATTGGTCACATTTTGCTGCCTGAATACGTTCAGTTGCTAAATCCCGAAAATGATAAAAGCCAACTGTTACCAGCGTCTTTATCCTCTGAACTTATTCAAGGTTTGCTTAGAAGGAAACTAGGGTTCAATGGATTAACTATTACTGACGCCACACCGATGATCGGCTATAATGCAAGTCTTCCTAGAGAAATCGCTATTCCAAGCAGTATTGCTGCAGGGATTGATATGATTCTTTTTAATAAAAATATCGATGAAGATTACCTTTTCATGAAAAATGGACTAGCGAAAGGACTTGTAACAGAAGAACAAATAAACCAAGCGGTTCTGAGAATTTTAGGAACAAAAGCAGCCCAAGGAATTTTTGAAACAAAAGTCAGTGAAGGCTCAAGTTCACTGGCAAAAGCCGTGAAAGAAAAGTATTCTTTAGCGACCGTGAAAAATGCTAAAGAAGCAGTGACCTTAGTGAAAGATACAAAAAATTATCTTCCTTTATCGCCTAAAAAGACCTCTCGAATCAGATTGTATGTACTGGGAGACGAGGACACTGGTGGCTTCAAGCAAGGTGGGCAAGTAGGAAACCTATTTAAAGAAAAACTAACCCATGAAGGTTTTGAAGTCACTATTTTTGATCCGGAAAATTTGGATTTTCATGAAGTATTTGAAGAGGGAGTAGCAGATCTAAAAGAAAAATTCGATTTGGCGTTCTATGTTGCAAATGTAGAAACAGCAAGCAATCAAACAACAACAAGAATTAATTGGATCCCTTTAATGGCAGCAAATGCGCCTTGGTTTGTTCAAGATATTCCTACTATTTTTGTGTCTACGGCAAATCCTTATCATTTGTTTGATGTTCCTATGGTTCCAACCTATATCAACGCTTATTCATCAAATAAAGAAACAATTGATGCCGTGATAGAGAAAGTAATGGGAAGAGAAGAGTTTGTAGGAAAAACGCCAGTAGACCCTTTTCAGAATACTTTTGGTGTCAGATTTTAG
- a CDS encoding cysteine hydrolase family protein, translated as MLFIIDMQNDYVDNEKGKLSVPNATTIVPNIIQEIKKQEEQGEPIYYTLDQHATNEDERSEEEKQWGMELYPALKKVLKNHKAIKKDFHSISPEDAAGLREKYKDDPDRIIEIVGVETNVCVLSNAVMLHNSFPLASVRILKDMCVGTTSELHKEALDIMKSLKMEIKSSNES; from the coding sequence ATGCTGTTTATTATCGATATGCAAAATGATTACGTAGATAATGAAAAAGGAAAACTTTCAGTGCCTAATGCAACCACAATTGTTCCAAACATTATACAAGAAATAAAGAAACAAGAAGAGCAAGGCGAACCGATTTATTATACGTTGGATCAACATGCTACCAATGAAGATGAACGTTCGGAAGAAGAAAAACAATGGGGAATGGAATTGTATCCGGCTTTGAAAAAGGTTTTAAAAAACCATAAAGCCATCAAAAAGGATTTTCATTCTATTTCACCAGAAGATGCAGCCGGTTTAAGGGAAAAATATAAGGATGACCCTGATCGAATTATTGAAATTGTTGGTGTCGAAACAAATGTTTGTGTCCTTTCAAATGCCGTGATGCTCCATAATTCATTTCCTTTAGCTTCTGTTCGGATTTTAAAAGATATGTGTGTTGGAACAACTTCTGAACTCCATAAAGAAGCTTTGGATATTATGAAAAGCTTGAAAATGGAAATCAAGTCTTCGAATGAATCGTAA
- a CDS encoding LURP-one-related/scramblase family protein, whose product MDYYIKQKIFSWNDQFTVKDNQGKDVFLIEGKLFSWGKKLYVYDMAGKEVLYIEQQLWRFLPTYSLYIENEEVAVVSKEFSFFKPRYTIDGPSWKVEGSFWEHDYQIVEQGRVIADISKEWLTWGDAYALNIKDETNAIVALGVIIIIDCVIASQRAAASSGS is encoded by the coding sequence ATGGATTATTATATCAAGCAGAAAATATTTTCTTGGAATGATCAGTTTACTGTAAAAGACAATCAGGGAAAGGATGTCTTTTTAATAGAAGGCAAACTTTTTTCTTGGGGAAAAAAGCTATATGTATATGATATGGCTGGAAAAGAAGTGTTATATATTGAACAGCAGCTGTGGCGCTTTTTGCCCACCTATTCGTTGTATATTGAGAATGAAGAAGTAGCTGTTGTAAGTAAAGAGTTCTCCTTTTTTAAGCCGCGCTATACGATCGATGGTCCTTCTTGGAAAGTAGAGGGTTCTTTTTGGGAACATGATTACCAAATTGTCGAACAAGGAAGAGTGATTGCAGATATTTCTAAAGAATGGCTGACTTGGGGCGATGCTTATGCCTTGAATATCAAGGATGAAACCAATGCAATAGTGGCTTTGGGAGTAATCATTATTATTGATTGTGTTATAGCAAGTCAACGAGCTGCTGCAAGCAGTGGGTCATAA
- a CDS encoding LysR family transcriptional regulator — MELRQLKYFITIANTKSYSAAAKSLFVTQPTLSWNIQQLEEEFNAHLFFQTKQGLQLTENGEKLFTHGQRVLTEFEGLMDEMQQIKPGKKKLKVGITVLFVIQYMEQIVNFTTMNPEVELTFVQSGSVEIQKELAQNKIDIGLVSFPNYEPSIEIERLNTSHSHYSVSIVLPFDHPLAQKKVIEIKDLKDYAICSFSNDYVLGNILYERCAEFGFHPNVIFSNKNWEVLLQNTLTTGGLALMPQALEQISNFKDLKWIPLKDKANFFEIGIAYKKDQKLEEHAIRFIDFMKKN, encoded by the coding sequence ATGGAACTTCGTCAATTGAAGTATTTCATCACAATTGCTAATACTAAAAGTTATTCTGCAGCTGCTAAAAGTTTATTTGTCACTCAACCTACTTTAAGTTGGAACATTCAACAATTAGAGGAAGAATTTAATGCTCATTTATTTTTTCAAACTAAACAAGGACTTCAATTAACAGAAAATGGTGAAAAGCTATTTACACATGGGCAAAGAGTCCTAACTGAATTTGAAGGACTAATGGACGAGATGCAACAAATAAAACCAGGAAAGAAAAAATTAAAAGTCGGAATTACTGTTCTTTTCGTCATACAATACATGGAACAAATCGTTAATTTCACAACAATGAATCCAGAAGTCGAGCTAACATTTGTTCAAAGCGGATCGGTTGAAATCCAAAAAGAACTAGCACAAAATAAAATAGATATCGGTCTAGTTTCTTTTCCTAATTACGAGCCATCTATTGAGATAGAACGTTTGAATACCTCTCATTCTCACTATTCTGTTTCTATTGTCTTGCCATTTGATCACCCTCTTGCTCAGAAAAAGGTTATTGAAATCAAAGATTTAAAAGACTACGCTATTTGTTCTTTTTCTAATGATTATGTGCTTGGGAATATTCTCTATGAACGCTGTGCAGAGTTCGGATTCCATCCTAATGTAATTTTCTCCAATAAGAACTGGGAAGTTCTTTTACAAAATACGTTAACAACCGGAGGTCTAGCTTTAATGCCCCAAGCACTGGAACAAATTAGTAATTTTAAAGATTTAAAATGGATTCCATTAAAAGATAAAGCAAACTTTTTTGAAATAGGTATTGCTTATAAAAAAGACCAGAAGTTAGAAGAACATGCTATTCGTTTTATTGATTTTATGAAAAAAAATTAG
- a CDS encoding glycoside hydrolase family 1 protein encodes MINERKDFLFGASSSAFQIEGANKEAGKGLSTVDTRVVKEGIADTSVASDFYHRWEEDLALLKELGVKSFRFSISWPRIYPEGEGKLNQEGLDFYEKIIDRLLEYGIEPLVTVYHFDLPQNLVDKYNGWLGRETIYAYENYAKTLFEYFGEKVKYWISINEPLMVMYSKDFNGIRKLNDAAYQKANYQMMYHMALAEKLAFKWCHHLVPGGKIGPASAFQNIYPASASAKDVEAAMTAEELLSFTLLDLSVRGSIPNRIQKMLKDQDMYPETEEEDAGLLHSESADWICFNYYASLCAEEYRGKDDSSMPPFFRSKFYRIVSNPMGNQSEWMIFGTDSVGLRLSIYKLWQRYNLPLMITENGYANSDELEETGEIHDQDRITYLQEHLEQCFQAIDEGIPLLGYSPWSFLDSLSGREGFAKRYGFVYVNRTDQDLKDLKRYKKDSFYWYQQLIQESER; translated from the coding sequence ATGATAAATGAACGAAAAGACTTTTTATTCGGGGCTTCAAGTTCGGCCTTTCAAATTGAGGGGGCCAACAAAGAAGCAGGCAAAGGATTATCCACCGTGGATACTCGAGTAGTTAAAGAAGGAATCGCAGATACAAGCGTTGCCAGCGATTTTTATCATCGCTGGGAAGAAGATTTGGCACTACTAAAAGAGTTAGGGGTGAAATCTTTTAGATTCTCTATCTCTTGGCCACGTATCTATCCAGAAGGCGAAGGAAAATTAAATCAAGAAGGTTTAGATTTCTACGAAAAAATTATCGATCGATTGCTCGAATACGGCATTGAACCTCTAGTGACTGTCTATCATTTTGATCTTCCACAAAATCTTGTAGATAAATACAATGGATGGCTTGGACGAGAAACGATCTATGCTTATGAAAACTATGCTAAGACTCTTTTTGAGTATTTTGGTGAAAAAGTAAAGTATTGGATCAGCATTAATGAACCTTTGATGGTCATGTATTCGAAAGATTTCAATGGAATCCGCAAACTAAATGACGCAGCGTATCAAAAGGCAAATTATCAAATGATGTATCATATGGCATTAGCGGAAAAATTGGCTTTTAAATGGTGTCATCATTTGGTGCCAGGTGGAAAGATTGGTCCGGCATCAGCTTTTCAAAATATTTATCCAGCTTCGGCATCTGCTAAAGATGTTGAAGCTGCGATGACTGCAGAAGAACTATTAAGTTTTACATTGTTGGATCTTTCTGTTCGTGGAAGTATCCCAAACAGAATTCAAAAAATGCTTAAAGACCAAGATATGTATCCTGAAACAGAAGAGGAAGACGCAGGATTACTGCATTCTGAAAGTGCAGATTGGATTTGTTTCAATTATTATGCCAGTTTGTGTGCAGAAGAATACCGCGGAAAAGATGATAGCTCTATGCCACCTTTCTTTCGCTCAAAATTTTATCGAATCGTCTCCAATCCAATGGGAAACCAGTCAGAATGGATGATTTTTGGAACAGATTCCGTTGGTTTGAGACTGTCAATCTACAAACTGTGGCAACGATACAATTTGCCGTTGATGATTACTGAAAACGGCTATGCAAATAGTGACGAGCTTGAAGAGACCGGGGAAATTCATGATCAAGACAGAATCACTTATTTACAGGAGCATTTAGAACAATGTTTCCAAGCAATCGATGAAGGAATCCCGTTATTAGGTTATTCACCGTGGTCTTTTTTAGACTCCTTAAGCGGACGTGAAGGGTTTGCCAAGCGATACGGCTTTGTCTATGTGAATCGAACAGATCAAGATTTAAAAGATTTAAAACGATATAAAAAAGACAGCTTTTACTGGTATCAACAGCTGATCCAAGAAAGTGAGAGATAG
- a CDS encoding MFS transporter, with protein MRKSNKQAEKLWTKDFILVSLINFLLTLIFYLLIVIIAVYSTDKFQASVSQAGLVTGIFIIGTLLGRLFIGRVIDDIGRKKTLFIGLTAFVFTTLLYFVSFTLPLLLLIRFLHGVSLGIASTATGTIVAQIIPDRKKAEGIGYYSMSAALATAIGPFTGLFMMQHTNFELIFLLCTLLSVVCFSVAFLVEVPALPILTTSTKEKKFSLADFVEPKALPIALVAFIVALCYSSVLSFINSYAIEINLVSTASFFFIVYAVAVLVSRPFTGQLLDIKGANYVMYPAFVFFVIGLITLSFTHASFSLLLSGVFIGFGFGNLQSSTQAIAIKLTEPHRMGLATSTFFIFLDGGLGFGPYLLGFVIPIIGFRKLYIILGFVVLLTALIYHFLHGKHSLKIVSSISKNNA; from the coding sequence ATGAGAAAGAGTAACAAACAAGCAGAAAAATTATGGACGAAGGATTTTATTTTAGTTTCATTGATCAATTTTTTATTAACCTTAATATTTTACTTACTGATAGTTATTATCGCTGTTTATTCTACTGATAAATTTCAAGCTTCTGTTAGTCAAGCTGGATTAGTAACAGGTATTTTCATTATCGGGACTTTACTAGGTCGGCTGTTTATCGGTCGTGTCATTGACGATATTGGACGAAAAAAGACATTGTTTATTGGTTTGACAGCTTTTGTTTTTACCACCCTTTTATATTTTGTCAGCTTTACATTGCCTCTGTTACTTTTGATCCGTTTTCTTCACGGAGTCTCTCTCGGCATAGCCAGTACAGCTACTGGTACAATTGTAGCGCAAATCATTCCGGATAGAAAAAAAGCAGAAGGAATTGGTTATTATAGTATGAGTGCGGCTCTTGCAACTGCTATTGGTCCATTCACTGGTCTGTTTATGATGCAGCACACTAATTTCGAATTGATTTTTTTACTTTGTACATTATTAAGCGTGGTTTGTTTCAGCGTTGCATTTTTAGTAGAGGTTCCTGCTTTGCCTATCCTCACCACTTCAACAAAAGAAAAGAAATTTTCGCTTGCTGATTTCGTGGAACCGAAAGCTTTACCTATTGCACTTGTCGCTTTTATTGTAGCTTTATGTTATTCCAGTGTACTTTCCTTTATCAACAGCTATGCGATTGAGATCAATCTTGTAAGCACTGCTAGCTTCTTCTTTATTGTCTATGCCGTTGCGGTATTGGTTTCGCGTCCTTTTACAGGCCAACTGTTGGACATAAAAGGCGCAAATTATGTTATGTACCCTGCTTTTGTGTTTTTTGTGATTGGGTTGATTACCTTAAGTTTTACACATGCGAGTTTTTCCTTATTATTATCAGGTGTCTTTATCGGTTTCGGTTTTGGTAATTTGCAATCCAGCACGCAAGCCATTGCTATCAAATTAACAGAACCACACCGAATGGGATTAGCTACTTCAACTTTTTTTATCTTTCTTGACGGTGGCCTAGGTTTTGGGCCTTATTTATTAGGTTTTGTTATTCCAATTATTGGATTCCGAAAACTTTATATCATTCTTGGCTTTGTTGTTTTACTTACCGCACTGATTTACCACTTCCTACACGGCAAACATTCATTAAAGATAGTATCTTCTATTTCTAAAAATAATGCATAA
- a CDS encoding AraC family transcriptional regulator, protein MEMNNLDTFLEDRQKKVEWKAIKHVALEDREVVDGIEVYRFRFNMDKKLDKINDSLNISQQPYGSFVPWHFHDYMEIMYAFKGSCNVLLVDEKISLTEGNILIIDKRTRHRVEEVEKGTIILNLVLKKDYLTNHLLVRLSKKSLITNFMLQSSKKQKFEKSFLLFLTQKKDEPCSILAKILCEYYNMREFSEEIIDSLMILLFIELIRGQYVEKTTENKIADKYTTIDFLQYIEKNYREDNLEKMAIYFNYHPNYLSQRLKNETGKSYMNLLQVQKMTVATVLLINTNLSVEEIVDEIGYSSLSFFYKKFKELFGQTPKKFRENL, encoded by the coding sequence ATGGAAATGAACAATTTAGATACTTTTCTTGAAGATAGACAAAAGAAAGTTGAATGGAAAGCCATCAAACATGTAGCTTTGGAAGACAGAGAAGTTGTTGATGGAATTGAAGTTTATCGTTTTCGTTTTAATATGGATAAAAAGTTAGATAAAATAAATGATAGTTTAAATATTTCTCAACAACCATACGGCTCTTTTGTACCTTGGCATTTTCACGATTATATGGAAATTATGTATGCTTTTAAAGGTTCTTGTAATGTATTGCTTGTGGATGAAAAAATCTCTTTGACTGAAGGTAATATTCTGATTATTGATAAAAGAACACGCCATCGGGTAGAGGAGGTTGAGAAGGGCACTATTATTCTGAACTTGGTCTTAAAAAAAGATTACCTCACCAATCACTTATTGGTAAGACTGTCTAAAAAGAGTTTAATTACCAATTTTATGTTGCAATCCAGCAAGAAGCAAAAGTTTGAAAAAAGCTTTCTTTTGTTTCTTACCCAAAAAAAAGATGAACCTTGTAGTATTTTGGCGAAAATTTTATGTGAGTATTACAATATGCGAGAATTTTCTGAAGAAATTATCGATTCTTTGATGATTCTGTTGTTTATCGAGTTGATTCGTGGACAATATGTAGAGAAAACAACAGAAAATAAAATAGCAGACAAATATACGACGATTGATTTTTTACAATATATTGAAAAGAATTATCGAGAGGATAATCTTGAAAAAATGGCGATTTATTTCAATTATCATCCAAATTACCTTTCTCAACGTTTGAAAAATGAAACCGGTAAAAGTTACATGAATTTACTTCAAGTTCAGAAAATGACGGTGGCAACAGTCTTGCTGATAAATACAAATTTATCAGTTGAAGAAATCGTGGATGAGATTGGTTATTCATCACTTTCTTTCTTCTACAAAAAGTTCAAGGAGCTTTTTGGACAAACACCAAAAAAATTCCGTGAGAATCTTTGA
- a CDS encoding MarR family winged helix-turn-helix transcriptional regulator — translation MEGFFRTYLNLYRPSISSINELLSQYELSYSLWQVVLYIKLNGPSSLVDISNHYHVEKPAITKRVKRLMELEMIEHISGKDKREKIIQLTDLGETLYQTCREAITNLEASMLDGITLEEQQLLFDILPKIRNNLLRREHKHEKE, via the coding sequence ATGGAAGGATTTTTTAGAACTTATTTAAACTTATATCGCCCATCTATCAGTTCAATAAATGAGCTTCTGAGCCAATATGAGCTTTCTTATTCGTTGTGGCAAGTTGTCTTGTATATTAAATTAAATGGACCTTCTTCCTTAGTAGATATTTCTAATCATTATCATGTGGAAAAACCAGCAATAACTAAACGGGTAAAGCGTTTGATGGAGCTAGAGATGATTGAACATATATCAGGAAAAGATAAAAGGGAAAAAATTATTCAATTAACCGATTTAGGAGAAACACTTTATCAAACATGTAGAGAAGCCATTACAAATTTGGAAGCCAGCATGTTAGACGGCATAACGTTAGAGGAACAGCAATTGCTTTTCGACATATTGCCAAAAATACGAAACAATCTTTTAAGGAGAGAACATAAACATGAGAAAGAGTAA